CAGCGGCCTCGTGTCCTACGGGCCTTACGCCCTTTCTCGAGCGCTCGCTTCGGCGCCACTCACCTGCGCACAAACTTTGAGGTGAACTTGCTGAAAATGCCGGTGGCGCCGTGCGTCCTGCGGGCCTGGCTGTTGCCGTGCGATAGCGCCGGCGAGGCGGGCCCGCCGGGGTAGGCCGAGCCCTGCTGGTCCCGGGCCCcccgctgctggccggcgtggaacgTGTTGCGGATGCCCACCCCCCGGGAGAAGTTGGTGCGGTCCGTCACTGCGGCGCTGCTGATGTTGTGCGCCGACGGGGAGGCGCCGGGCGCCCGTTGAGGTGGGCCGCTGCGGGACAAAGCGAAGAGAGGAGTGGGTGAATCACGCCAGGAAGGCCCGGACAGCCCGAGAAACAAGAACCGAACCATTGCTATTGTGACATGAGAAATAGTATagaaggtgttttttttaaattgcctgGATCCAAAAACAGCAATCTTCGGGATTGTCAAATTGCAGTCTCTATGGAAAAGCGAGTCGTGATTGTATTTGAATGAGGAAACCTAGCACAGCACTGGCAGAATTCAACTGGACAGGAATGACAGGAATAGCACTTCCaccttggccacctgggggcagtatacaACAATATGCTAGTTTAGACGCCTCAACTCCTCTTAGCTCATCTGTACGCCGCTGATATATCATGAGTAGACCAACCACGGCAAACCTGGCTCTCTCAAGGAGCAGAACCAGTGCTTCCAACCGGTTCCGAACAAGCCAAGCTTATTGCGGCGGGTCGCACGCAACGTAATGAGACGACGTAAAGCCGGCGAGCGCTGTAGAGGGCCACCTTGACATTTGCGTGACCTATAAAACACATCTGCACGACTTGATTTGCCCTTTTTTAGACTTCCCAAAACTACGGAAAACGTAAATTGCTTTCAAAGTGAACGAAAAACAAAATCAGCCAAAACTCTGCGCCGGCTgcgcctgtgtgtgcgtgcgcgttttTGGATGAGAGACTTGCCTGGGTCGCGGTGCATGCAGGTCAGTGGGGTATGGAtgattggaggaggacaaggacTTGCGGTGGTGAGGacgtgaggatgaggaggagaggACGGCGGCGGCTGAGGCAGTGGAGGCGCGGGAACCCGGAGTGTTTAGGCTGGGAGGGACAAGGTGAggacaagacacacacacacacaggcggtTGTATGTGGGTGGGCAGGGCAGGGAGGTGGAGCATGGTTAGAGGCGGCACAAATTCAAACACACTaaatgagggagggagggagggagggagggagggagggagggaggaagcatATCGCAATTTATTTCCTGGCACAATGTACCAAGAATGGCAGGcaaatattctttatcctctgcagaaAGCGCTCACGAGCTCTTGAGCATTCAAAGTTGATCGAAGACTTTTGAAACAATCATAATTTTTCATTATAAACGAGTGTAATACTTTACACCACTGTAACCGTTATGAAACGTTTTTAATCATTGATCATATCATCTTTAAGTGCATTGTCCTTAAACGTGAAGAGTTGTTGCTGCTGAGTGACATTTCAGTGctttcaaatatttcaaatggaaatatccaaatatttttattGACGACGCGTAATTAGAATATCAATCGCTCTTAAACTTTGCTAAAAATCTGCCTTTTAACTGgtcgccttcaaaataaaaagtgcgCTCGGGCTGCAGCGTGGCGGCCTTTTCACTTAGCCTATTAAGAGGGACCACGCACCGACCGCCACGCCGCAGGGTGAGCCGTCGTTGGCAAGAAAGGGAGGAATAAAGGAAAAGGGGCAGAAAGCAAACCAACAAAATATTGGGGGAGTAAGTGAGGAATGGGGGCGAGGATGAATGACGTAACTGCAAAGCCAAAAGCAGTGGATGAATAAATCGAGTGATTCAACTGAgccacttgttttgttttggcaaTAGCGGGCAGTCCGTTCAAGACTGATGATGAGGGGAGCACGTCATGGAGCAGCAAATTGCGGCTTTTTTGTTGAATGCTTGTGAAAATGATGACCATCTGTGAGCTTGCTGCTCCAATGATGCTACGGGCAAAAGCGGCTCGCGTCGATGAGTGGCTAAGTCAATCCCGCCCGCCGCTGCAACCGGACGGCCGAGCCATTGAGGTCACTACTGGAGCGTTGGCCGAAATGCTTCGGGCTGATGTGCTGGGCTAAACTCGCTCACAAGAAAAGCAAAAAGTGTTGTTCGTGTGTACCTGTCCTTGCCGTTCTGGACGCCCTGGCCCAGCGTGGCTCTCTCGGACAGAGGAGAATTCCGACTGCGACCCGTGCCAGTCGACAGGATGCTATTCTGAAAACATTCATGGGAGGAATTACTAATCGGTGTAGATAAATAATCCGGAATTATTTGTCATTCGGGGGAGGGCGGACGGAACATCTACGACAAAGGTCGCCAATGTCTTGCTTTCATCACACGGCCATTAACCAGGTTAATTACTGACTTCCGTTTTGATCTTTGGAACGGATCATCTGATAACATACAGCCAGGGCCTGCCTTTTCCAGATTTCCCCTTTCAATATCAGGTTCGCCACACGTAAACGGTTTGGCCTTGGTCCTACGCTAACGTTAAGGCGTAATGGACCTCATGTACTTGGCTGCTCTTTCAGCTCGGGTGAAACTTCTTAAACAAGTCAAATCCAAATTGCATTTGATGAATTGCTTAGCTGCGCCGTAAAGCAGAGGGAGCAATACATTGCCAATGTGGCGGTGAAAATACACTGGAGCTCACGGTGGAGGGCGTGGCGCTCTTCTTGCGGTCCGAGGGAACCAACGGGCTGGCCGGCACCTTGTTGGTGGAGCTGCCGGATGAGCTTTTCCTGCCTGAATCCTCTCCGGCGGTCCGGTTGTCTGCTTGCCCCCCTCTCTTGGAGTACGATGAGCCTGGAGAGGAGATATTGCGCTCAACGTCTCGGCGGAACAAAACGCGTCCGTCCCGCCGGTGGGGAACGCCACGTTTGGAACGCGAGGCGGGCTCACCCTGGTCAGTAGCTCTGCGGTTTTGAGGCTTCTGGTTGGACGATACGCTGCGCTGTACCTGAGAAAAATGGGAATGGCAATGAGGCGGCTTGCACGCTGACGTGCAGGTGAGTGTTTGTGGGAAGGCTGACGACGCCGCCGCCGTGgcccatcgtcatcatcatctatggcggcggcggcggcggctgacgGGCCACAATTCAGCGGCTATTGGTTAGTCATGGCTCCCATTGTACCTTGTGTGGCGGGGAGGGGGCATTTATGTTGCTTACATCACTTCCGGGCCGGGGCTTGATACCGCCCTCATCCAGCTGAGAAGCCAAGGACAGAAAACAATGCTGACAACATGTTCGtgtcacaaaaataaatataataaataaaagacgAGAATTTAATACCATCTAATAATAAATTGGTCAATCgacatgtaaataaataaatgggcaaataaataaatcaacaccTCAGAGTTCCTATAATCCAATAGCAGGTAGGTAGCCATCACGTCGTTGTACTTCTGATTCACCACCGAGTCCTGGATCTCCTCTTGAGAGAAGCCCATCTGCAGCATAATGTCTTGGCACGCACAGCACATTTCAACGTTAGACTTGTGATGGATCGCCGTGGTGTTTGGAGCTTGTCAGGTGCGCGCGCACCTGTCCTCCTGGGGTCCTTGTAATCTGGTTGGGGTTCGATGTAGGGTTTGAGTTCCTCCTCCTCGTGTCCCACATTCATCCATCGGTCCCTCATGATCTGCTGCTGGGAGAAACACGGCacccaaaaaaatcaatcaatcaaacaaaCGCATGAGCAAGCCCCGTGACGTCAACGAGGCCGGCTGCTTTCGCGTACCTCAAGGCTGCCTCTTTTGGAGGGGTTGAGAATGAGGAACTTTTTCAGCAAGTTCTCGCAGTCGGTGGACATGTAGAAGGGAATCCTGTATTTACCGCGCAGAACTCGCTCTCTCAGTTCCTGTTGGAGAAGGAGGGGCAACGTCACTCACGTACAGTAGGTCATTTTGTAGgcaacctttttatttttttcaagtgctctataaataaaaTGGCGTAAATATTCTCTACTGTGTTTAATTTGGTTTTCCTATTTACATTTGACAAGACAGCGCTACTTTCCTTCTTAAAAACACAACTGCCCTTTTCACCAGCCCGACTGGGAGTAATGTCGGTCGGTTGGCGAGGCAGCGAAACGGCAAACTTGCTAAAGCTAGCCACTTCACAGGAACGTTAATACCGACATCACATTCGGTATCAGATCGCCCACCCAAAATGTGTCTGCGCTCCCAGGATGAGTCACGCGGGGTCGGCGTTAAGAAAGGCGCGATGCGTCCTCTCGCACCGATACCATTCTTAATAGATAGTCCTTGCTCAAACCGGTGCGAGCCGGAAAGACAAATGCTACAGCCTCCCACGCTAAACACtgcgcggcttatataagacgcGGATCCACACGCATTCGGAGGAGCAGTCTGCCGCGCCTCACCTTGAGATTCTGCCCGTCAAAAGGCAGGGAGCCGCTGACCAGCGTGTAGAGGATGACCCCCAGGCTCCATACGTCCACCTCGGGCCCGTCGTACTTCTTGCCCTGGAACAGCTCCGGCGCGGCGTACGGCGGGGAGCCGCAGAAGGTGTCCAGCTTGTTCCCCAGTGTGAACTCGTTGCTAAAGCCAAAGTCGGCAATCTTGATGTTCATGTCGGCGTCCAGGAGCAGGTTCTCTGCCTGCGGGCGGGCGGACAACAGGAACCCGTTCAAATGGGAGTCGGGGGATGGATTCAATCATGTGGCTTGAGCTCGTCAGAAATATTGTGTGTTGTCACCTTGAGGTCTCTGTGTACGATACACTTCTGATGGCAATACTGTACCGCTGACACAATCTGGGGACAGAGAGCAGAAGGAGATTAcacaagaaaaaacacaatTAGGAGGCGACTGTAAAATTACGTTTTAGGTGGTGGTGGGCGACATTGTGATCTTCAATCGAATATCTAGTATAACACGAGGtagtgcttttttcttttttaatgcaaatcttttttttttttaaacttcaaaAGATCTAAAGTTGCTTTCAATGCTGCTTTGTCTATAAGCGATTCAAATGGGCAACATTAAGTACCTCGCGTTAAGGCCGAGCGATGCGCAGGGACGTTCCTACCTGTCGGAATTTGGCACGGGCTTCTTTCTCCTTCATCCTGCCGTGGGCCACCAAGTAATCAAACACCTCTCCTGCAAGACGACCAAACAATGAGAGCTCCGACCTGTACCCGTCATGTGACCAAAAGGCTTCAGATATGACCCGCTCACCTCCACTGGCGTACTCCATGACCAAGTACAAAGTCTTTTCGGTCTCGATCACCTCAAAGAGCTTAACTGGTGGCGGAGGAGATGTGAAACGGAGCGTGAGTGCCCCTCATTTGCAGCTTTttggtgtggttttttttttttggtcccttTAGACTCACCTATGTTGGGGTGGTTCAACATCTTCATGATCCTCACCTCCCGGAAGAGctggcaaacaaacaaacgcgcgcacacacagctGGGTCAAACGACACCCCTGACTAAATAAGCAACCATTTTGGAATTTGCATGTGCCCGCCATTAGAAAGTCCGCGTGTCCATGGATACGCTACACGTGGTCGGCAGGCCCTTCAACCATtctaaaaataatcaaaaggctatttgtttttcctcagtCGTGCGATTGCGGCGACTTTTTCCAAGGTCTTACAAGCGGAAGCAAAGAAATCTGTATTGCGATAAACCGaacggggatggggggggggtgctgaaCGAGTGGCAGTTATGTGGCAACGCGGCAGTGGTTCTGCATTTGGGTTTGGCTTGACGCGTGCctcgtgagtgcgtgcgtgcgtgcgagtggACAGACCCCACCCAGTCACGATCAAAGGAAGTAATTGCATCTTATTTCCTGTCATTAAAACTCATTGAAAACTGGGCTGCTTCACAGAAGCACAGTAAGGACGAGCGCGAGTGAGCGACTGagtatttttcttcttcaacaaTTCGAAgccgcccgtgtgtgtgtgtgagtgtgtgtgtgtgtgtgtgcgcgtggccCACCTTTTGCAAACTGGAGGAGTTCAGTTGAGTCTTATCAATGATTTTAACAGCCACCTGAGAGGGCAAACAGACAACAACATGAATTGTGGCACGTTGTCAAGTGACACTTTATTGGCGATCGCACGACGGCAGCAGACGTCGGTTGCCTAACGGGGGCGGAATTCAGACGCATCGCCAGCACGGTACCGAACCGGAGCGGGAGCGACAAAACTGAAGCAAAAATAGAGAGTCAGAttggagagggggggggattGTTTGGCGAGAACAAAGACTCGACGACAATGGAGTGCTTTCTTTCTCGCGGTTCTCCTTTGAGTCCTCCGACTCGCCCTTGTTTTTCCACTTGGCGTGTGCGCCGGGGAGTCACATGGAGCGTTATCCGAGTGTCAGGCAGGGACCTGTCACACATTGACAGAGCCCGCCCACGTCCCACCTAACCCACGTGTTGACTCGGGCCAAAGAAGGAAGACAAAAGCGAGCTCGTTTTTTTGGAAGCGCTTCTATGGTCTGCGAGATCCACATGACCTTTGTCCTTAAGGAGAACTGCAGCAGCACAAGGTGTCACAGTGGCCTGCCGACACAACATTGCTCAATTTTTGGCAGATAAGAAAATTGCACatttttggtttatttttcCTCTGCTGTTAAAGGGGCGGTCGATTCCGAAATGCGCTTTCCAATATGTTGTCGCGTGCGGTCTAAGCGTGACGGGCGTTCTCATTAGGCGCCGCGACGTCACGTTCAGTCGTCAAAAAAGTGGTAGGAGCCCTGACGAGGATTTTGCTTATTAATTAAATATCAGTATACCCGAACTTTATTTTGCCAAATATCGTCCTTGGAAAAGACACACGGGTCCGAGCCGACTGCTCACAAGGAGCGAGTCGACTTTCAGTTCGTGACGTGTACCTCCTTTCCGGTGAGGACGTGGCGGGCCAGTTTGACTTTGGCGAAGTTGCCCTTGCCGATGGTTTTCAGCAAACGGTAGTTGCCGATGTGGGGCTGCTCGTCCGACGTGGTGGTGGCGACGGAGTTCCGACATCGCGACATGCTGGAGCGACCGGACGACGACTTGGTGTCCTGTCGAGTCGGGAGAAATCAGACAAGAAGAAATCAGACCATTTTGGCAAAAACACTTCCTGTGTGCCAACACCGAGCCGAATTAAACGAGCGAGCAGGAAATGGCGCCGATCAGCCGCAGGCCGCAAGCGAGACGTGTCGGGAAAAGCGAGCGTGATGATGACTTTGTTGTGTTGGCCCGCTTCAATTTGAACGCGAGCGCTTCGACTCGATCGGGTTTAATCCGAGCGGAGATCCTTACGTGTGGGGGCGGAGCAAAATACTTTTATCTTTGCACGGCCAAGGAGTGACAGACAGACAATGTCATCGTGAACACAAAGGTTACGTTCACATTAGAGATCtattcagatttttattttggcCACATAAGACCTGTATCTAATTATTTTTGAACGTTTTATTTCCGATTTTTTCAATGGAAGAcagactgcctgcctgccaccgTGTTGTATCAAAACATGAAAGAAATGCAGAGAGAAGATACGATTCAAGAACGGTTCCGTTTCAATTTGATTCGGTTCGAGTCCGTTCGGTTCGCTGCGGCTTAGTTCGAGAAGGTATGACGACAAAGAGCTTCTCGTTGTCATCTTACGATATGAATTCACTTGTCAGTAGCATAAACGTGGTCTTTATTACCTTCGCCAACTAATTTTTGTTCGATACGCTGAGTGAGATATGCTACGAGTGGAAGGATTTGATTCGTTTTGCTTTGATTCAATGCTAACTTGGCCGGGTCATTCGGTTTTGTCCTTCTGTAACCGCTGGCGAGTGTGCTCGTTTTGTACTTTTGAACCGTTCAAAGGAAGGCTGCTCAGCTCTTGACGGAACGGAATAACGCGAGAGTGGGCAGCGAGGCGGCGGGCACGGGTGATCTCCGTGCTCCATTTGCTCCAGCGAAATCACAATAGCTGCaggaagagagagagcgcgagagagagcgagagagagagagagagagagagagagagagacggcgaTGACACGTGAACGTGAGGCACGCGCATTGGCGCCGCAGCTCAAAAGAAATTCTTCATCCATTGAAGCCGCGCGCAATACTCCCTCGGCCTTAATACGTCGGCAGGCGGCCGGGCTGTCAGGTGCTCGCTAACCCAGATCAGACTTGTTGAAGCCATTCACAAAATTTCAACACGAAATTGGGTCATGCGAGGAAACAACGGGAGACATTGTGGTGCTTTTGCAGGGCACGATTCGTTTTGCGCTGAATGAGGCCGCCAGAGCGCAGCAAGGACTACTTTCCTCAGCGCTTAACGTGGTATTTGATGGCGGCCGGGTCTATTTCGGTGTACTGATTCTGCCTTCATTTTTGGGCAGCTGCAGGATAAGCCccaaccccccccacacacacacacactcactcgctcataAACTTTGTGACGTGAGCTTTTTTTGGGCTACACATGAAGTGTGACTTCACAGAGCTGTAATTGCCATAAGGTGGCTAATTTTTTTGCTAAACAGGATCAATCAAAGTGTCCGAATTGAAAAGTGGCCCATCATCGTGCCTGCGGAATTTGTCTCTGAGTTCCAAACTAACGCCGTTCTCATTTTTTCCCCAATGTTATGAAAAGCATAACATTTCTTTGTGTTTCATCAAAATGTTCCTTTCCAAAACCAAGCAATCGGCAGGCTACCTGGAAAATACCCATTTCCAAAAGGTAAGCGAGCGTGACTTGTCAAGTCACGTCTGGGTCAAGTTGAGCCAAGTCCAAGTCAGCCAGaatcttttgtcattttcagcaAGCCTACTTCCTCATCCTTGGAGGTCAGCACAACGTGGACTACTACGGATAACTTCCTCATCGCCCTCGCCGGTGTTGACGCTTTGTCTGCACATGCAAGTGTTTGCTTTTCTCACTCCCTGAATGTAAACAACGGCAAATGCAacaacgacaaaaaaaaaatcggagcaTTGCCAGCTGTAATTGGCGTCGGTTTGGTGCGAGTGGGCTGTTGAACCGGGCTGCCCCAAGCAACATGCGAGTTGCGGCGCGGCACAGCACGGTGCAGCATGACGCTGGAAACGATACGCTCGGCCTACGGGACTGCGCCGACCAATCGCGCTCGGCGAATCTGGCTTGGGCAGAGTGACTGAATTCAAGCCAGGAAGCACAGAGGAGTCGGTCAAAAAAGGTGATTCTGACTGGTCAGAatcaaaaagtgaaaataattccgccattgacaaaatgtgtcaatctcCGCTTTTACTATTTTATTCACTCTATATTtttaaggggggaaaaaaaaaagactgaaatgACCAAAATCATTACTAGAGTAACGTTACCACAAATCATGTCGTGTGCTTTTCATTGTGTCGCGCTGATGTCCGTGTTGCTTGAGGATCAGAACAAATAGCCAGCAAAATGACTCAAATTTCATCAGAATTAAAACGTGCCAATATAGAGAATGACATCAGCGACGCTTCAAATGGCACGAGGCGGCGCTGCGTCGCAATCGGCGCCACATTTCCCTTCCTGGTTCACCTGACTCTTTTTGCTGGCCAATTGTGCACAAAATCAACATTGAGCCACTTCAACTTTTTTCCCATGGCAACGGTGAAGGCACAATAGCGTGGCGGCGGAGGGAAGTCCGCGCTTGTCTAAAGGCAGGTCGGCGGCGCGCGGCCGCACCTTCCAGCTTCGTTCTGCTCAACTGGAAAGGCTTGTTTTACACTCTCTTTTagacaatcacacacacacacggacggacggacggacggagcacAAGGCCCACGCCTCGGCGCAGCACCTGTTCACGCGCTGATTATAGGGCCGCTGACACGGCTCGttcaattaaaatgtcattCCAGTCAAGCGAAATACAACCTAAAGGAGGGCTACCGTGCGCCAGGGTGAGAACCCAaaagtgaatgtgtgtgagagGAGGCTTCTCTGTTGCTAGGACCCCATCTAGCGCCATCTCTCTGTCTCTCCCCGCTATTCTGCCTAGCGACAGCTCCTCTAAAAGAGCAAGACCAAATTCACAGATTCATGGGCGGAACGGCGGCGCGTTCGCTACGGGCCGTCATGCTCGCGCGATGACTCACTCTCAATGGGCGcaaaggatttaaaaaaaaaaaaagatggggggggggcaaaaaaacAATGCAGCTGTGATTTTAACTTTTGCAGCAATCAAAGAAGAGTGGAAGTCAAACGCCGTTGACTGCTCCTCTTCCAAATGGCTGTTCAGTTGGAACGAGTGGCTACATAATGACTCGTTCAAAGCCATGGGCTGCCGCGCGGCTACCGCCAAGTCTGACGTCAGGGCAGACCTGTATTTCGAGCTCCGTTGGTCTCTTCAGGGACACGCGGGGGAACATCGTCAAACAGGAAATTCTGTATTACCTCACGCGCCGACACCGAATATTCAACGACTGAGCTCACTTGAACTTGGTTGCCAAcggtgttgctaaccaaaatggCAGCACCAAACGATGCCGTTACGGGTCATAGCACATATGGAAATTGGAATGACATTTCCATTGTTCTGTAGCTACAAAAACTTGCCGGTGACGTGTTATAtgggagcctttttttttttaaggcctcATGGCAACTTTTCTTCAATCGTGATGATTTGATTAATTAGTGACCTCTGCAAATACGTCTGGGCTCTGACGTGCTAGCGCCGTTCTTTTCACCGCCAACGAGGACAACGTGATGGCGTCGTGCTTTTGGAGTACGCTGGGATATTTATTTGACAGTGATTCAGTCGATTAAAACCGGGTCATCGACAAATGCCAGTTTGGCTCCATTTGGggctttctttttaaatttgagTTGCTCTAGTCAAATTTTGCTCACTTTTCCGTATAGGTCAACTTcttcgccatttttttttttttcacacaagaCAAAATGGTTGACATTTCTTTTGTGAACGGCGATATTTACAATAACCGATGATGCTATTCTGGGGGACGTCGACGAACGGTAACTGCAAGGGAAAAGGTTAGAATGCGATAGAGGCTCAATGCAAATTTAAAAAGCCTGGACATCTGACAAAAGTTAAAAATACATATCTCCATTtatagagagcactttttagggtGAGCGCATGCGTCCTTGGGGTATTTTGAGACCTGACGGCTTTCGAAATGTAGTCTTTACCAGATAGTAACACAAACTTTGACTAAGTTGTGCAGCAACAATACGTAATTGGACAAACGGATGACCAAATACAGGCCCAACAAATGGGCTCATCGTGTAAATCGAGGTTTTACATTTTTGGACTTTAATGTCTTTCGAACATTTACTGTAATTGTGACTTCATGATTGCAGCAAATGGTGCCTTGAGTACAAATTTTGCTTAGTCAGTGAGGTCCATCTCGTTTGGAAAAATCAGCCATTAACTTTATGACCTGGGAGTGGAAGGATACGTGTACGCTACGCTGTTGTTCTCACACAGATCATTTTCGGTGAGGGACAGGAAGTGCCGTGCATTCGAGCCACTCGGCTAGTCTGAAAACAAACGCCGAGTGGCTCGGCATCCGGCGATGGACGCCTTGGCTCAAAATATACGTTTGTGCTACTTGAATATAAGTGCAGTCTCAAAAGAACCTTCCTGATGCAGTCAAAGTGATTCCGTTTCAGACAAGAACTTTCATTTTGAAGCATCCTTAGGTTCGAAATCAATTTTACATCTGTTATGTGGTCTGTTTGGGCTGTCGGCCTTTTGAAAATGGGGATCGAAGTTTGTAACTCGGACCCGATTCTCTTTGCATTAAGGGGCTGGTTGATAATTGGATTTTCCCTACTATAAAGACTCTTAACTATTTTGTTATCaatcacaggaaaaataaacttGTATCACAGGAATCCGTTTttacaaagaaaacaaagcgtTGATGTTGCACCTTTCTGTTGCATTTtcccaaaattaaaaaaagcagtGCCAAGAAGAAATTGCGTGGCTGTATTTGGCGCACTTGAGATAAGTTGACTACATTCATTTTTCGTGATCTTACCTGCCCAGAATTTTCAATGACTTGCACGAGTGGGGTCCTTGTTGACATTTTGGCTTGACTTGAAGTGGGTTGATGATGTTGCTGCAAAAAGGCGCAGAGGCGCGGTGACCCAAAAGCGACTCTTCAGTACATTTAAGCTCGGTGTGGGGacgaagtaaaaaaagagccccaGTGCTAGCCCGCTAGCAACACGTCAGATAGCCCGTGAATCAACAAGTTGGATCCCACATCGGCGGCTAGCAGTTAGCTCGCTAGCTCAACCGCACGTCCCATGTTTTGGGGGCACCAAAAATAAACAATGCCACTATGATGAGGTCGTGTTTAACGTTACTCTTCAAAAGAGTCACTGGCGACGAAGCAATAAAAAGCTGGCTGATGGGgctgttttcaaaagaaggtccAACTAGGTGGCTAGCATGCTAAAGCCAGTACGCCGCCGAACGAAGAGACGACAAACGGCCGTTGTGTTTCCgtgtaaaaaatatttatcaaCGGGTCTTGTGTTTATATCGTTTTGGTTTTCGTAAAATAGTTCCGTCAGAAGTGTTCAAGGGGGGGGAAATAtggttgaaagaaaaaaaaaaaaaaaaaacttccaggCCAAAGTTATTCCCGGCGAGGTCCCCGTCCCGACCTTGCCAACTCACACGAAACAATCGTCCCCGGTGAGATTTCCAGAGTGGAGTATCCAAAGAAGAAAAACTCCAGCGTGTAAAACGCTAACATGGCCCAGTTGAGGGTTTGGTCTTCGTCTGCTTTCTGTTTtcccttctttcttttttttttttttttttttagcccatcGAGCTAGCCCGACTTTCCTTCAAGGCGGAGCTA
The sequence above is drawn from the Syngnathus scovelli strain Florida chromosome 1, RoL_Ssco_1.2, whole genome shotgun sequence genome and encodes:
- the mark2b gene encoding serine/threonine-protein kinase MARK2 isoform X1, encoding MSTRTPLVQVIENSGQDTKSSSGRSSMSRCRNSVATTTSDEQPHIGNYRLLKTIGKGNFAKVKLARHVLTGKEVAVKIIDKTQLNSSSLQKLFREVRIMKMLNHPNIVKLFEVIETEKTLYLVMEYASGGEVFDYLVAHGRMKEKEARAKFRQIVSAVQYCHQKCIVHRDLKAENLLLDADMNIKIADFGFSNEFTLGNKLDTFCGSPPYAAPELFQGKKYDGPEVDVWSLGVILYTLVSGSLPFDGQNLKELRERVLRGKYRIPFYMSTDCENLLKKFLILNPSKRGSLEQQIMRDRWMNVGHEEEELKPYIEPQPDYKDPRRTDIMLQMGFSQEEIQDSVVNQKYNDVMATYLLLDYRNSELDEGGIKPRPGSDVSNINAPSPPHKVQRSVSSNQKPQNRRATDQGSSYSKRGGQADNRTAGEDSGRKSSSGSSTNKVPASPLVPSDRKKSATPSTNSILSTGTGRSRNSPLSERATLGQGVQNGKDSLNTPGSRASTASAAAVLSSSSSRPHHRKSLSSSNHPYPTDLHAPRPSGPPQRAPGASPSAHNISSAAVTDRTNFSRGVGIRNTFHAGQQRGARDQQGSAYPGGPASPALSHGNSQARRTHGATGIFSKFTSKFVRRNLSFRFPRRSPYEGEGREEGSRSMLSSNVDKSEKTSGGVLSSSSNNDENNSSPGSGNTGGTGTPPAIAGQKDSAKPRSLRFTWSMKTTSSMEPTEMMREIRKVLDSNSCAYELRERYMLLCMSGNPARDDFVQWEMEVCKLPRLSLNGVRFKRISGTSIAFKNIASKIANELKL
- the mark2b gene encoding serine/threonine-protein kinase MARK2 isoform X4 — its product is MSTRTPLVQVIENSGQDTKSSSGRSSMSRCRNSVATTTSDEQPHIGNYRLLKTIGKGNFAKVKLARHVLTGKEVAVKIIDKTQLNSSSLQKLFREVRIMKMLNHPNIVKLFEVIETEKTLYLVMEYASGGEVFDYLVAHGRMKEKEARAKFRQIVSAVQYCHQKCIVHRDLKAENLLLDADMNIKIADFGFSNEFTLGNKLDTFCGSPPYAAPELFQGKKYDGPEVDVWSLGVILYTLVSGSLPFDGQNLKELRERVLRGKYRIPFYMSTDCENLLKKFLILNPSKRGSLEQQIMRDRWMNVGHEEEELKPYIEPQPDYKDPRRTDIMLQMGFSQEEIQDSVVNQKYNDVMATYLLLDYRNSELDEGGIKPRPGSDVSNINAPSPPHKVQRSVSSNQKPQNRRATDQGSSYSKRGGQADNRTAGEDSGRKSSSGSSTNKVPASPLVPSDRKKSATPSTNSILSTGTGRSRNSPLSERATLGQGVQNGKDSLNTPGSRASTASAAAVLSSSSSRPHHRKSLSSSNHPYPTDLHAPRPSGPPQRAPGASPSAHNISSAAVTDRTNFSRGVGIRNTFHAGQQRGARDQQGSAYPGGPASPALSHGNSQARRTHGATGIFSKFTSKFVRRSPYEGEGREEGSRSMLSSNVDKSEKTSGGVLSSSSNNDENNSSPGSGNTGGTGTPPAIAGQKDSAKPRSLRFTWSMKTTSSMEPTEMMREIRKVLDSNSCAYELRERYMLLCMSGNPARDDFVQWEMEVCKLPRLSLNGVRFKRISGTSIAFKNIASKIANELKL
- the mark2b gene encoding serine/threonine-protein kinase MARK2 isoform X5 → MSTRTPLVQVIENSGQDTKSSSGRSSMSRCRNSVATTTSDEQPHIGNYRLLKTIGKGNFAKVKLARHVLTGKEVAVKIIDKTQLNSSSLQKLFREVRIMKMLNHPNIVKLFEVIETEKTLYLVMEYASGGEVFDYLVAHGRMKEKEARAKFRQIVSAVQYCHQKCIVHRDLKAENLLLDADMNIKIADFGFSNEFTLGNKLDTFCGSPPYAAPELFQGKKYDGPEVDVWSLGVILYTLVSGSLPFDGQNLKELRERVLRGKYRIPFYMSTDCENLLKKFLILNPSKRGSLEQQIMRDRWMNVGHEEEELKPYIEPQPDYKDPRRTDIMLQMGFSQEEIQDSVVNQKYNDVMATYLLLDYRNSELDEGGIKPRPGSDVSNINAPSPPHKVQRSVSSNQKPQNRRATDQGSSYSKRGGQADNRTAGEDSGRKSSSGSSTNKVPASPLVPSDRKKSATPSTNSILSTGTGRSRNSPLSERATLGQGVQNGKDSLNTPGSRASTASAAAVLSSSSSRPHHRKSLSSSNHPYPTDLHAPRPSGPPQRAPGASPSAHNISSAAVTDRTNFSRGVGIRNTFHAGQQRGARDQQGSAYPGGPASPALSHGNSQARRTHGATGIFSKFTSKFVRSPYEGEGREEGSRSMLSSNVDKSEKTSGGVLSSSSNNDENNSSPGSGNTGGTGTPPAIAGQKDSAKPRSLRFTWSMKTTSSMEPTEMMREIRKVLDSNSCAYELRERYMLLCMSGNPARDDFVQWEMEVCKLPRLSLNGVRFKRISGTSIAFKNIASKIANELKL